CGGGGGACTCGTCCACGAGCCGATCCGTCGGGCCCGTCGCGTCGTCGCCGGGCTCCAGGCCGCGGCGCACCAGCAGCCGTTGCACCCGGTGGCGGATCGTCGCCAGCGCCGCCGTGACCTCGGCGTCGGTCGGTGCCGGCGCCGGATGAAACGCCAGCCCGCCCCCGGCCTCTTCGGTGAACACCCCGTCCAGCACGAGCGTGAGGAAGTGCAGGTTCACGTTCAACCCGCTGCCTGCGCGCTGCATGACGGTGACGCTACCGGTGCGTCCACCCGGCACGCCACGCGCGCGGGCGCCGCGCGCGTAGCCGTCGAGCAGCACGCGCGTGTACACTCGCAGCACCGCGCGGCTCAGTCCGTGATTCCACGCCATCTGGTAGCGCAGCCGATAGGGCACCGTCAGCACCCACTGCCGCACCGGCACCCACGGCAGCACCGCGTCCACCAGGTGGGCGGCGCGCTCCGTCATCCGGCGACCACCGCAACTGGGACACCACGCCCGCCCTTTACACGAAAACGGCACCAGGTGCTCGCGCGCGCAGCCCTCGCACCGAAACCGCGCCACCCCGTGCTCGAACACGCCGCACGTCAGGAACTCCCGGAACTCGCGCTCGACGAACCGCGGCAGGCCCGCGCCGTCACCGGCCGTCGCCACCGCGCCCAGGAAGGCCTCCAGATGCTCGGCGACGACTTGATGAAGCACGGTGTGCTCGGCGTCTCGGGGCCGGTAGGCCTCTCGCTGGAGGGCCATGGCCCCCAGGTGGGGATAAGGCACCGACCGGGACAATGCTGAGAGAGTGATACACCGAACATGGTGGGGACGACGGCGGCCAGACCGCTGCTGGCGGGGTGAGTCTACGTTCCGGAAGGGTGGGGCGGGCAGCCTCGCGCTCGCCGATCACGTGGTGTGACCTGGGGAGGGCAGTGGTCTGGGTGTCCTTGGCGTCTGGGCGGAGCTGGATGGTCCTCCACCGCCCGCCGGCCCCAGCCGCAGACCTACAGACGCGGGCTACTCGCGGAACTTGTTCACGATGGGCAGGCGCCAGTCCTTGCCGAAGGCGCGCGGCGTGATCTTGATCCCGATGGCGCCCTGGCGGCGCTTGTACTCGTTCCGGTCCACCATGGCGATGACGCGCTTGACCGTGGGCGCGTCGAAGCCCCGCGCCACGATGTCGGCCACACCCTGGTCGCTCTCGACGTAGCATTCCAGGATGGCGTCGAGCACCGCGTACGGAGGCAGCGTGTCCTGGTCGGTCTGGTCCGGGCGAAGCTCGGCCGAGGGCGGCCGGGTGAAGACGGCCCGCGGGATCAGGTCCCGGCCGAGGCGGGC
The genomic region above belongs to Candidatus Methylomirabilota bacterium and contains:
- a CDS encoding transposase — its product is MALQREAYRPRDAEHTVLHQVVAEHLEAFLGAVATAGDGAGLPRFVEREFREFLTCGVFEHGVARFRCEGCAREHLVPFSCKGRAWCPSCGGRRMTERAAHLVDAVLPWVPVRQWVLTVPYRLRYQMAWNHGLSRAVLRVYTRVLLDGYARGARARGVPGGRTGSVTVMQRAGSGLNVNLHFLTLVLDGVFTEEAGGGLAFHPAPAPTDAEVTAALATIRHRVQRLLVRRGLEPGDDATGPTDRLVDESPVLAGIVGASVQGRVALGPRAGARVRRLGAERDPATVTSRGPRQAHLGGFDLHANVRVSANDRAGLERLARYVLRPPFAQERLRLRSDGRVALELKTAWRDGTRELVFEPLEFLERLAAMTPRPETNLLICHGVLAPRARWRGRVVAYGRVPPEPTAAAAPLATGPDDAGVQPTPRAWSWAALMHRAFALDVLACAHCGGRLRLIATLHDPAVIRKILAHLALSHSGQSPGPAPPASGAAAS